The following are encoded together in the Bacteroidota bacterium genome:
- a CDS encoding sugar-binding protein, producing the protein MNLPKTIIFSAILLRFSGYFAAEAAELSVNQKKFAVAAVKIQNDIDLTGRLSDPHWSLAPTVECPYEVQPGENTPATQRTYVKILYNPRFIYFAFICSDSAPSAIRAHISDRDNVWADDFVFVAIDTYEDNQRAYEFVANPFGIQGDLMRTGNNEDASWDAVWYSKGTVNDTGYVVEIAVPFKSIHFPSAQRQDWTIALIRNFPRASRQQFSWTPFDRNDPCSICQGGSLLGLQDLESTGTLELLPYAMGFEAGNLNNTDDPTSQFSNGKVSGRVGGGIKFSPNPSLFAEAVINPDFSQVESDATQISVNSSYAIYYPEKRPFFLDGADIFNTQLTDFYSRMINNPLGAAKLIEKSDGLTIAYLSALDRNSPFTIAGEEGSSSVETSLQSYSNILRAKYDFGKQSFIGALGTARNFSDAHGYTGGVDWNLYFDPNYSIRGQILASNTKEVNDSTIFTDDSYFGSTKYTPTFDGQTYSGTALYTQFRRDARDYNVYLTYQDISPTFQAENGFITGNDLRTLDLQNMYNFYPLHSIIDQGQLWMENNLQFDYDNARKQRWTVAGIYLQFKSQTNINLLYVPYNEELYHSVRFNKINRGEIQINSNPSTYLSLSTDIALGKFIDRDSAMTGHGHNISVSATVKPTSQLELDLSYSRSRLSDVVTQELFYDGYIARFTGIYQFSSDVFFRLIGQYDEFSKAVEIDPLLSYKLNPFTICYAGSTHDLSDFGSPYGFEQTQRQFFIKVQYLWRE; encoded by the coding sequence CGGGCTACTTTGCCGCCGAAGCCGCCGAACTCTCAGTGAACCAAAAGAAGTTCGCGGTTGCCGCTGTCAAGATTCAGAACGACATTGACCTGACCGGCAGACTTTCGGACCCGCATTGGTCGTTGGCGCCGACCGTCGAATGCCCGTACGAAGTTCAGCCGGGGGAGAACACTCCCGCAACGCAGCGTACCTATGTGAAGATCCTCTACAACCCCCGGTTCATTTATTTCGCATTCATCTGTTCCGACAGCGCGCCGTCCGCCATCCGCGCCCACATTTCTGACAGGGATAATGTCTGGGCGGACGATTTTGTCTTCGTCGCGATCGACACGTACGAGGACAACCAGCGGGCGTACGAGTTCGTCGCAAACCCCTTCGGCATCCAGGGGGACCTGATGAGGACGGGAAACAACGAAGATGCGAGCTGGGACGCTGTCTGGTACTCGAAGGGGACCGTCAACGATACTGGATACGTCGTTGAAATTGCCGTTCCTTTCAAGAGCATTCACTTCCCGTCGGCACAGCGGCAGGACTGGACGATCGCACTCATCAGAAACTTTCCGCGAGCCAGCCGACAGCAGTTTTCCTGGACGCCGTTCGACAGGAACGACCCCTGCTCCATTTGCCAGGGGGGATCGCTTCTTGGATTGCAGGACCTTGAATCGACCGGCACGCTGGAGCTGCTTCCGTATGCCATGGGGTTCGAGGCTGGGAATTTGAACAACACCGACGACCCGACTTCGCAGTTCTCGAACGGGAAAGTGAGCGGTAGGGTCGGCGGCGGGATCAAATTCTCCCCCAACCCGAGTTTGTTTGCAGAAGCCGTCATCAACCCGGATTTCAGCCAGGTGGAATCCGATGCCACGCAGATCAGCGTGAACTCGTCGTACGCCATCTACTATCCGGAGAAGCGCCCGTTCTTCCTGGACGGCGCCGATATCTTCAATACGCAGCTGACGGATTTCTATTCGAGGATGATCAACAATCCGCTCGGCGCCGCAAAGCTCATCGAAAAATCGGACGGGCTGACGATCGCGTACCTTTCGGCGCTGGACCGGAATTCACCGTTCACGATCGCCGGGGAAGAGGGGAGCTCGTCTGTGGAAACTTCGCTGCAGTCGTACTCGAACATCCTGCGGGCGAAGTACGATTTCGGAAAGCAGTCGTTCATCGGCGCTTTAGGCACTGCGAGGAATTTTTCGGACGCGCACGGCTACACCGGCGGTGTGGACTGGAATTTGTATTTCGACCCAAACTATTCCATCCGCGGACAGATCCTCGCATCGAACACGAAAGAGGTGAACGACTCCACGATCTTCACCGACGACAGTTATTTCGGCAGCACGAAGTACACGCCGACCTTCGATGGGCAGACCTACAGCGGCACGGCATTATATACGCAATTCCGCCGTGACGCGCGCGACTACAACGTGTACCTAACGTATCAGGACATCTCGCCGACGTTTCAGGCGGAGAACGGTTTTATCACCGGCAACGACCTGCGCACACTCGACCTTCAGAACATGTATAATTTTTATCCCCTTCATTCCATCATCGATCAGGGACAGCTCTGGATGGAGAACAACCTGCAGTTCGATTACGACAACGCGCGGAAGCAGCGCTGGACAGTGGCCGGGATTTATCTCCAGTTCAAGAGCCAGACGAACATCAATCTTCTCTACGTACCCTACAACGAGGAATTGTATCACAGCGTCCGGTTCAATAAGATCAACCGGGGGGAGATCCAGATCAACTCTAACCCTTCAACGTACCTTTCTCTTTCCACCGACATCGCGCTCGGCAAGTTCATCGACCGCGATTCGGCAATGACCGGCCACGGCCACAATATATCGGTTTCCGCTACCGTTAAGCCGACGTCGCAGCTCGAACTTGATCTGTCGTATTCCCGCTCGCGCTTGTCTGACGTCGTGACGCAAGAGCTTTTCTACGACGGGTACATTGCGCGGTTCACGGGAATCTACCAATTCAGCTCCGACGTCTTCTTCCGCCTGATCGGACAATACGACGAGTTCAGCAAAGCGGTGGAGATCGACCCGCTCCTGAGCTACAAGCTGAATCCGTTCACCATTTGTTATGCCGGCTCCACGCACGACCTGAGCGATTTTGGAAGTCCGTACGGCTTCGAGCAGACTCAGCGCCAGTTTTTCATCAAGGTGCAATACCTCTGGAGGGAATGA
- a CDS encoding co-chaperone GroES family protein — protein sequence METSLKKKIILVGDKVLIAPEKDQEKTSHGLYLPPGVKEKEKVQSGYIVKVGPGYPVVNPNFIDQEPWSTTPKDPVKYIPLQAEEGDYAIFLRDSAIEIEYEGEQYLIVQQSSLLMIIRRSSFSEIGP from the coding sequence ATGGAAACATCACTCAAAAAAAAGATCATCCTCGTCGGCGATAAAGTGCTGATCGCTCCGGAAAAAGACCAGGAAAAAACCTCGCATGGATTGTATCTTCCCCCGGGCGTGAAAGAGAAAGAAAAAGTCCAGAGCGGCTACATCGTCAAGGTCGGCCCAGGGTATCCCGTCGTCAACCCGAACTTTATCGATCAGGAGCCGTGGTCGACAACTCCGAAGGATCCGGTAAAATACATCCCGCTCCAGGCGGAAGAAGGGGACTATGCGATCTTTCTCCGGGACTCGGCGATCGAGATCGAGTATGAAGGAGAGCAGTACCTCATCGTTCAGCAGTCGTCGTTGTTGATGATCATCCGGCGGAGTTCGTTCTCCGAGATCGGACCATGA
- a CDS encoding response regulator — translation MEPQEILESISGGFFALDTNFTFTYWNRAAEEGTGYSRDEVLGKHVFEIFPNAEAAELGDRYRTAMETKTFQSFETSYRDDHFEAWYNIRIYPNENGLSVFFQDITQQKQQERQRETQLEISHVINTSNQLDDLCAQVVHIIAARYDLPFHHVLMYVFRAQDEKLLLVAPELPSLEWEKALMARSVSEHSPVASVDAVITGDPIITSDVSRSSYYAVAPEIVIDSGPKTVLGIPLKVEGEIVGVIEMLMNSERAAVEREESFLVLIANELAVGISRRGLIDELRVKNVDLEIQRAQTLDAHETLKKFLAFFSHELRSPLNSIIGFSELIQIDLPKLDTATVSSYIGSINQSGKHLLQLINDILDLSKLEAGRLELHYMSIPIRQFIEALTKSVQPQMEAKRLSFDIQISDELDDIVADDVRLKQILLNLITNAIKFSHVESKITVKVVRVDNSVEFGVTDEGIGIRPDELPRLFMPFQQTSAGKRKQEGTGLGLSITKKLVELHGGTVTAVSEWGKGSTFIVRMPMMINSKGEEGEIAGSIAGILTPSAEPQRVLIVEDKPHARQILQSYLSEAGYVIETAANGVEALEKAKLWKPDVITLDILLPIKDGWQVLRELKQHPLCKNIPVIIVSMLDERNVGFGLGAVDYFVKPVQKDALLESLRKVTSSLRQKQSAKILVIDDDRSVIDLVQVILEAEGCTVIKALDGREGLRLAQEEHPDLIILDLVMPEISGFNVAYQLKHNPMTQTIPVIVMTSMEIDDETREQLRGFVVSLMKKSGFTKKDLLQEISAIETKRQ, via the coding sequence ATGGAGCCTCAGGAAATATTAGAAAGCATCAGTGGAGGGTTTTTCGCCCTCGATACGAATTTCACCTTCACGTACTGGAATCGCGCCGCCGAAGAGGGGACGGGATATTCCCGCGATGAAGTGCTGGGCAAGCATGTCTTCGAAATTTTTCCGAACGCGGAGGCGGCCGAGCTCGGCGACCGCTACCGCACCGCGATGGAGACCAAGACGTTTCAGTCGTTCGAGACGAGCTACCGGGACGATCATTTTGAAGCGTGGTACAATATCCGTATCTATCCGAATGAGAACGGTCTCTCGGTCTTTTTCCAGGATATCACCCAGCAGAAGCAGCAGGAACGCCAGCGCGAAACACAGCTGGAGATCTCGCACGTTATCAACACGAGCAACCAGCTGGACGACCTCTGCGCACAGGTGGTACATATCATCGCCGCCCGCTACGACCTCCCTTTCCACCACGTGCTGATGTATGTGTTCCGGGCCCAGGATGAGAAGCTTCTGCTTGTCGCCCCCGAGCTCCCTTCCCTTGAGTGGGAAAAGGCGCTGATGGCCCGTTCTGTGAGCGAACACTCTCCGGTCGCCAGCGTTGATGCGGTGATCACGGGGGATCCGATCATCACTTCCGACGTCTCACGCAGTTCATACTATGCCGTCGCCCCCGAGATCGTTATTGATTCCGGGCCGAAAACGGTTCTCGGCATACCGCTGAAAGTAGAGGGGGAGATCGTGGGCGTGATCGAAATGCTGATGAACTCGGAGCGTGCCGCAGTGGAGCGGGAAGAGTCGTTTCTCGTGCTTATTGCGAACGAGCTTGCCGTCGGCATCAGCCGCCGCGGCCTGATCGACGAATTGCGCGTGAAGAACGTCGACCTCGAGATTCAGCGCGCACAAACGCTCGATGCCCACGAGACATTGAAAAAGTTTCTCGCCTTCTTCAGCCACGAGCTTCGCTCGCCGTTGAATTCCATCATCGGCTTTTCAGAATTGATCCAGATCGATCTGCCGAAGCTGGATACCGCAACGGTGTCGTCGTACATCGGTTCGATCAATCAGAGCGGAAAGCATCTTCTGCAATTGATCAACGACATCCTCGACCTTTCCAAGCTCGAAGCGGGAAGGCTCGAGCTTCATTATATGAGCATCCCCATCCGCCAGTTCATCGAAGCGCTGACAAAATCCGTCCAGCCGCAGATGGAGGCAAAAAGACTCTCGTTCGATATTCAGATCTCCGACGAGCTCGACGACATCGTTGCCGATGATGTCCGGCTCAAGCAGATTCTGCTGAACCTGATCACGAACGCGATAAAGTTCAGCCACGTGGAAAGCAAAATCACGGTAAAGGTCGTGCGCGTCGACAACTCGGTCGAGTTCGGCGTGACGGATGAAGGGATCGGGATTCGCCCCGATGAACTGCCGCGGCTCTTCATGCCGTTCCAGCAGACATCGGCCGGAAAGAGAAAACAGGAAGGGACCGGCCTCGGACTTTCGATCACCAAAAAACTCGTCGAGCTTCACGGCGGAACGGTCACGGCGGTCAGCGAATGGGGAAAAGGGAGTACGTTCATCGTCCGCATGCCGATGATGATCAATTCGAAGGGAGAAGAGGGGGAAATAGCGGGGAGCATCGCCGGAATCTTGACTCCGTCGGCCGAACCGCAGCGTGTGCTGATCGTCGAGGACAAACCCCATGCGCGCCAGATCCTTCAGTCCTATCTCTCCGAAGCCGGCTACGTCATCGAAACGGCGGCGAATGGCGTCGAAGCACTCGAGAAGGCAAAGCTGTGGAAGCCGGACGTCATCACGCTCGACATTCTTCTTCCCATCAAGGATGGCTGGCAGGTGCTCCGCGAATTGAAACAGCATCCGCTCTGCAAGAACATTCCGGTGATCATCGTTTCGATGCTCGACGAACGGAATGTCGGCTTCGGCCTCGGTGCGGTCGATTATTTTGTAAAGCCGGTCCAGAAGGACGCCCTTCTCGAATCGCTCCGTAAGGTGACCTCGAGTCTGCGCCAAAAACAATCGGCGAAGATTTTGGTGATCGACGATGACCGTTCCGTGATCGACCTCGTGCAGGTAATTCTGGAAGCCGAAGGCTGCACCGTGATCAAGGCGCTCGATGGAAGAGAAGGACTCCGCCTGGCACAAGAGGAACATCCCGACCTGATCATTCTCGACCTCGTGATGCCAGAAATATCCGGATTCAACGTCGCGTACCAGCTGAAGCACAATCCGATGACGCAGACGATCCCGGTCATCGTCATGACGAGCATGGAGATCGACGATGAAACGCGAGAGCAGCTGCGCGGGTTTGTCGTCAGTTTGATGAAAAAATCGGGGTTCACCAAAAAGGATTTGCTGCAGGAGATCTCAGCGATAGAAACCAAGCGGCAGTAG
- a CDS encoding YCF48-related protein yields MKSTLSFFPLLLFLIHFDAYSQWSPAGPSVGANPFDWMQFVNPSTGWIVGQNGLIRKTTDGGVHWFDQSSGVADELTGVFFVDTSRGWSCGRGGVILNTTNGGASWLKQQSGTQRLCRAMQFIDSLYGWIVCDSGVVLGTTNGGASWSRQATQITSTLNSVSFTSIQNGWASGYNGVLLRTTNGGTTWSTKIVDSTLILWWMAFGDSMHGCVVASDPSYSFGSSFTTTDGGATWTAGQMSLPALFILQLFPNNSGWTAGRGGTVLKTTNGGSTWTSMEIPIPYWLSLSSFIDMTTGWVSDPGGHLMKTTDGGSTWNPQSALPGVINFSSVSFADAHNGLAAGAGGTILSTTDGGTSWNPVETGTTADLWGVLYRDNGNAWACGNNGTIVKTTDGGTHWHPCSSGTNNWIGAIDFVNAQVGWCAGNEGTILKSTDGGEHWNSQSSGTTSWLVSVNFVDTLNGWAVGNEGTILHTTDGGVHWYGPVRTTNLALNSVFFTSPNSGWIVGASGLMLNTTDGGHTWQTQSGISYGDLNAVTFSDSNHGWAVGAYGTILYTSNGGVNWSFQSSGASTTLNSAAAFDSTTAWAVGLAGTILKYNGVDPISLTPKNPEMPSAYSLDQNYPNPFNPATTIRYSVAARSHVVLEVFSIVGQMVAELVNGDKEAGSYEVVFDASKLASGTYLYRIQAGNFVASKKLLLIK; encoded by the coding sequence ATGAAATCGACTCTTTCATTCTTCCCCCTGTTACTTTTCCTTATTCATTTTGATGCTTACTCCCAATGGTCCCCGGCCGGACCTTCCGTTGGTGCGAACCCATTCGACTGGATGCAATTTGTTAATCCTTCGACCGGATGGATTGTCGGACAAAATGGGTTGATCCGTAAGACAACCGACGGAGGCGTCCATTGGTTCGATCAGTCCTCGGGAGTTGCAGACGAATTGACCGGCGTCTTCTTCGTTGACACATCGCGCGGCTGGAGTTGCGGCCGCGGCGGAGTCATTCTCAACACGACGAACGGCGGGGCTTCTTGGCTGAAGCAGCAATCCGGCACGCAGCGTCTTTGCCGTGCAATGCAGTTCATCGATTCTCTCTACGGTTGGATCGTCTGCGACAGCGGGGTCGTGCTCGGAACGACAAATGGAGGTGCGTCGTGGTCAAGACAAGCGACTCAAATCACTTCCACTCTCAATTCGGTTTCTTTCACTTCGATCCAAAACGGTTGGGCTTCCGGCTACAACGGAGTTTTACTCCGGACAACGAACGGGGGAACCACCTGGAGTACGAAGATCGTCGACTCGACACTAATTCTTTGGTGGATGGCTTTTGGAGATTCGATGCACGGCTGTGTCGTTGCAAGCGACCCCAGCTACAGCTTCGGCAGTTCTTTCACGACAACGGATGGCGGAGCCACATGGACTGCCGGGCAAATGAGTCTTCCGGCACTGTTCATTCTGCAACTCTTCCCGAACAATTCAGGCTGGACAGCTGGGAGGGGAGGGACGGTTTTGAAAACCACTAACGGCGGGAGTACGTGGACATCGATGGAGATTCCAATTCCGTATTGGCTCAGTCTGTCATCATTCATCGACATGACCACCGGATGGGTGTCGGATCCCGGCGGGCATCTCATGAAAACGACTGACGGCGGGAGCACATGGAACCCCCAATCGGCATTACCAGGCGTAATAAATTTTTCTTCTGTGAGCTTTGCCGACGCTCATAATGGTTTAGCTGCCGGAGCCGGGGGTACAATTCTATCAACGACTGACGGAGGTACGAGCTGGAATCCGGTTGAAACCGGAACGACGGCAGACCTTTGGGGTGTCCTTTATAGGGATAACGGAAACGCGTGGGCATGCGGGAACAACGGCACCATCGTCAAAACGACGGACGGCGGAACGCACTGGCATCCCTGTTCGAGCGGAACAAATAATTGGATCGGCGCAATCGATTTTGTCAACGCTCAGGTCGGCTGGTGCGCAGGCAACGAGGGGACGATTCTCAAATCAACCGACGGCGGAGAACATTGGAATTCGCAGTCAAGCGGCACTACCTCATGGCTCGTCAGCGTGAACTTCGTCGATACGCTTAACGGATGGGCTGTCGGAAACGAGGGGACGATCCTGCACACAACGGACGGCGGAGTCCATTGGTACGGACCGGTGAGGACAACGAACCTTGCTCTGAATTCTGTCTTCTTCACTTCGCCGAACAGCGGGTGGATTGTCGGAGCTTCGGGTCTCATGCTTAACACGACAGACGGAGGGCACACGTGGCAGACGCAATCCGGCATATCGTATGGGGACCTGAACGCCGTAACGTTCAGCGACAGCAATCATGGGTGGGCAGTGGGGGCATACGGAACCATTCTTTATACGTCCAACGGCGGAGTGAACTGGAGCTTCCAAAGTTCCGGTGCTTCAACAACGCTGAATTCCGCAGCTGCCTTCGATTCTACGACAGCATGGGCAGTCGGCCTGGCCGGCACAATTTTGAAGTACAACGGCGTAGACCCTATCTCCCTCACACCAAAGAATCCGGAAATGCCTTCAGCGTATTCGCTGGACCAGAATTATCCGAACCCCTTCAACCCGGCGACGACGATCCGTTATTCAGTCGCAGCTCGTTCGCACGTCGTTCTCGAGGTCTTCAGCATAGTAGGCCAAATGGTCGCGGAATTGGTGAACGGCGACAAAGAAGCGGGCTCATACGAAGTTGTTTTTGACGCATCGAAGCTAGCATCCGGGACATACCTGTATCGAATACAAGCTGGAAACTTTGTGGCATCAAAGAAGCTGTTACTGATCAAGTAG